Genomic DNA from Pantanalinema sp.:
TGGCCATGGTCAGGCTGGTCGGTGCGCAGCTCCAGCCGTTGGGCTGCTGGATGTAGATGGCGCCCCGGTTGGTGTTTCGGCCGCTCGCGGCGGGCCTGGGGGCCGGGTTCGAGGCCGCGCCACCGGGAAGCTTGAGGACCATGCCGGCCTGGATGACGTTGGGGTTCGCGATCTGATCCATGTTGAGCGCGTAGATCTCGCCCCAGCGATCGCCGTTGCCGAGGGTGCGCTGGGCGATGCCCGAGAGGGTATCGCCGCTGCCGACGGTATAGGTGCCGCCGGTCGCGGGCTTTGGCGCCGGCGTGACGGGCGGGGGGGCGGCCGGCTTCGAGGCGCCGCCGGGCAGCGTCAAGACCTGGCCGCCATGGATGACGTTCGGGTTGGAGCCGATGACGGCCTTGTTGAGGTCGTAGATCTCGCGCCAGCGATTGCCGTCGCCGAGGCGCTTCTGGGCGATTCCCCAGAGGGTCTCGTCGCCGCCGACCGTGTGGGTGGGGCCTGCGCTCGGCGCGGGGGCCGCGGGCTTCTTGGCCGGGGCGGGCGGCTCGGGGGCCTCCTTCGGCTTGGCCGGGGCCGGTGGGGCGGGCTGCTTGGTCTCGGCAGGCTTGGGGGCGGGCTTGGCTGCGGGCCTGGTGGCACGCAGGCGCTCGACCAGATCATGGAAGCTGTCCACGAGCTGCCCGTACTGCTGCTTGTTCAGGGGGGGGCTCGGGGGCGTGGTGGGCGAGCTCCCGGTGAAG
This window encodes:
- a CDS encoding LysM peptidoglycan-binding domain-containing protein — its product is MLENLLSNIQANTASHVFRPAVMTPVVPPVATPGLGRDVFTGSSPTTPPSPPLNKQQYGQLVDSFHDLVERLRATRPAAKPAPKPAETKQPAPPAPAKPKEAPEPPAPAKKPAAPAPSAGPTHTVGGDETLWGIAQKRLGDGNRWREIYDLNKAVIGSNPNVIHGGQVLTLPGGASKPAAPPPVTPAPKPATGGTYTVGSGDTLSGIAQRTLGNGDRWGEIYALNMDQIANPNVIQAGMVLKLPGGAASNPAPRPAASGRNTNRGAIYIQQPNGWSCAPTSLTMAMAAFGVRPANNATINEAIRLTGANADVGLPGNASLVASAARRVGLQAQFVSDSSAGSVRAALNRGHGVVLNGSISGQGGHFIYVAGIQSDGRFIICDPWRPNITSWSDAELNHFATGYSVNPRGFAEIWK